tcccatcctcttcctccatctattggcaatccccgccgcctgtcggtgcaggcgaatgtccatcgctctcctaacggccatcgtgtgtgctctcgttcagcttctgttgagacactggaatccgttgcccggtacataGTTGCTGGTACACAGGTCTCTttcagtcagaagcgtaagcctggctcctctccttcctcctccccggcgggtaagaaggctttgctttctttctCAGCCCCTACttttggctctgttgctccttcccttcccatttctgtgcttgcgccccctgttcctgctatggaggtttctttggcccctgcttccctttcggttgctgctcttgctgaggtgcgctcccctctttctacttcccctcttcctgctgctcctCCGTTGttgtcttctcttcctcctccggaccccgcccgcccacctctggtctgttctcccgcttccttccctccatctttgctcggtttatccatgccccctaaccctgactttgctgacccctgatcctgaccctgatattctttaacgtgctgtgttgctctttcgcctttgtttcttccttgttctctgttgttgtcctttctcttctcgtcgatgtctattcttcaatggaacgttcgaggttattacgccaatttcctcgaactccaacttctgatttcgcggttttcgcccctttgtgtgtctccaggagccgatgcttggtgctcgtcctggtcgttttcgtggctattcctttctctccccctctcccccagccgttgctggggctccttaTTCTTCTGTTCTCTTtattcgcgctgatgttccctttgtccccttactttttccttcctctccattgttctgctgctcgtatctttgtggggaaatggtacagtttgttccatttatatcCCCCCCTGAGTGTCAcgttttctcttcctgatttgaaacaccacctggacaccttgccggagcctgtgctcctgctgggtgatttcaattgtcgtcattctctttggggtgatgttctgacgaatacccgaggttgccatcttgagccgtttatcctcttctgaattctggtgagcccaatcatttggactctcggactcgcaccctttcctgtcttgatctttctctctgctcttcttctctttacttagatttcacgtggcaggttcttgatgacctccatggcagtgactatttccccatccttgtttcccttttctcttttcgcccttccctctctttccctaggtggcagtttgctaaggcggactggaacctctttaccctcagtgctgctctctctgacctctcccttctgcctctccctcgtgctctcctcctttttcatgacactgtcttagacgctgccctccgctctattcctcgctcttcctctcggggtccacggaagtgcgttccttggtggaatgcggactgtgctcgggctgtccgctgtaagcgtgcagcctggaagaagcaccgccgtcggcagacggccgattcttttcttttctttcggaaagcgagtgcggtggcccgtagggccatctgtacggctaagcgtgaatattgggcatcttatgtctccacaattacgtccaaaactcctctgccacagatctggaagcgtatccgcaagatagcgggcaagttcgttcctgatgtttcaccggtccttcacctccatgatactcttgtggtggacccgttgcagaGACTGCAACGTTGCAGGGACTGaaacgttgcaggtcgcttctgaactgggttcccacttttcttctgttagctctggtcttcatcttccccaatctttccttcttcgtaaatctgtcctcgagtctcgtcctttagatttctgcactcgtcttccctatgtagcaccatcaaagtgcgaaataatcagagggcgctaaatatcgccaagaatgccaatacgagaacaaaaacgcataaggcgaacgatatcggaagtatccgattcacctagaattctatcgagggataagtgaccacgagggacggttggaaagcaagacagacgctcgtcctggaagtcaggacattcaactagcatatgcacaactgtaagagggacaataaggagcagggcggtgctccattaagtgaccgtgggttaagcgagtatgaccaATCCGCAGCcgcgccaaagcagtttcccaccgccggttacggtggaaggaggactgccacgaggaaacaacatttagagtacgtagtttgttaccagtaacagacaaccaagaagcctgcaaatgggtaaggacggaggaatggataaccgggtaaaagtcggaatacctttacgagagatgggacaagagcggacagcttccttggcgacagcttccttggcggcagcatccgcacgctcattgaaacaccaatatggctgggaacccagcaaaacactactgatttaaatttactagaaataagaaagagccaatgttgaatctcgatgaccaccggatggacaggattaaaggaccctagagccatgagggcactacaagagtcaactacaactacaaaggaatgagaatgagaaagcaagagacgaagaacatagagaatagcataaagttctgctgtaaagacgctagcctccgaagggaggcgacacaaataagtagggtcaggaaaaacaacagagtagcccacaccgtccgcagacttagacccatcggtgaagatggaaatagagtgggagcgcgaagaaaagtgctcaaggaagaggcttttcagaattgtaggaggggtaaaggctttagtaatacacgtcaaggacgtacaaaacttgggaagggggactctccacggaggtaaggaaggaacaatatgaggagaaacattagaaatatgaacaaagagaatcctgtaaacgagataaccggacaaagtgggagacaatgaagaacaggaaccacaggaggaggcaaagtcaatgcacgacaggcAAGAGGAAGGacgttggaaggaccgcgcaagatagcgaagacagtagcgatcacggcggtcctgaagagagagaaagccagtgtcaacatacaaactgagggcgggagtcgaacgaaaggcaccagagctgagacgcaacccaatatggtgcaaagcatcaagacggcaaagagtaggaggagaagcagaagagtatgcagggcaaccataatcgagtttagacaggatgagagaggagtgcaaatagagaagcgtgcacctatccgctctccaagaagtatgggacaaaaccttgaggaggttaagggccttagagcattcaactcggaggtaagagatatgggctgaccaagacaaacgagtgtcaaagactaaccccaaaagctttgcagaatccctgtacacaatgggatgaccataaagcgacaaagagggacgaagaacgacatgcttccgagtaaaagtcatagcacaagtcttagacgcagagaacttgaagccatgatcggtggcccaagacacggcatcaatcgcaagttgaagccaccgttgaaggagaggtgaatcatcaccccgacagcaaagggtaagatcatcaacatagagagcagagaagacgccagaaggaagagaggaaagaagaccgttgagggcaactagaaagagTAGTGTTcaaaacactaccctggggtacaccctcatactgctgaaaaggggcagagagagcagtaccaagctgcacacgaaaggaacaacgagagaggaagctctggaggaagagagggaggtacccacgaaggccaaaagaatgaagttgagacagaatatgataccgccaggtagtgtcgtaagccttttccaggtcaaaaaggacggcaacaacggaggtcttcgcagcaaaagcagtacgaatatagacctccaagttaacCAGGACATccattgtgctgcggcacttgcgaaaaccaaattgagaagggaagaggtggtgatagtgttctaagcaccacatcaaacgaacgttaaccatacgttcaaagagcttgcagacaactcgtgagggcaatagggcggaagtccttgggggatgacccgagagaccctggtttccgaacagggaggacaacagcatcgagccagtcttcagggactgataaAGACTCTcggacccgattgtacagactcggtaaataccaagacgtgcacggagggagatggcgaagcatttcataatgaatgccatcggagcccgctgccgtagaaccacaaagggccAGGGCAgattgaagctcagagagagagaagagatcatTATAGGGAATTCTGTACATTatataagtacagaaatttaaagacgagactcaaggagaggcttacgaagaaggaaggattgggtaagatgagaaccagaactaacagaggagaaatgggaacccagtttggttgcaacctgcaacgggtccgccacaagagcactaTGAAGGCGAaagaccggtgagacatcgggaacgaacttacctgcaatcttgcggatacgcttcaagACCAGTGGGAGAGGAGTTTTGGATGTAAcggagacataagacgcccagcaagcacgtttagctgcacggatggtcctatgggccaccgcactcgccttccgaaacaaaagaatagactcaaccgtctgccggcggcgatgtctcttccaggctgcacgcttacagcggacagtccgagcacagtccatactccaacagggaacgcacttccgcgtttcCCGAGGAAGAGCGGAAGAAGAGTGgaggacagtgtcatgaaaaaggaggggggcacgagggagaggcagaacggagaggtcggaaatagtagcacaaaGAGtatagaggcgccagtcagcctcggcaaaccgtcacctagggaaggagagagtagggagaaaaaagtgacaaggataggaaaatggtcactgccatggaggtcatcaagtacCCGCCACccaaaatctaaggaaagggatgacgagcacagagaaagatcgagacaagaaagggagcgcgtccgagagtccaaatgagtgggctcaccagaattaagaaaagacagggaagaagagaggatgaaaggttcaaggaggcgacccagggtatttgtcagcacatcaccccaaagggcatgacgacaattgaaatcacccagtaggagcacaggctccggcaagttgTCTAGGTgttgtttaagatcaggaagagaaagtgggacatttgaggggagataaatggaacaaaccgtgtactgtACCATCTATGCACAAAGGCACaggcagcagaacagtggagaggcgaggaaaaaagtaaagggacaaagggaacatcggagcgAATCAATAAGCAGAAGAATTATGAAttaggggagagaaaagaatagccacggaagcgaccaggacgagcaccaagcatcggctcctggagacagacacaaaggggcgaaaactgtgaaatgagaagttggaggtcaaggaaattggcgtaaaatccacggatgttccattgaagaaaagacatcagcaaagagagaggagagcaacagagagcaaagaagaaaaaaaggtgaagaaggaacacagcacgctaaaaagCGCAGAGTCAGCGAAGtctgggttagggggcatgggtaaactgagtaaagaaggagggaaagaagcgggaggatggaccagaggtggacgagcagggtctggaggagaaggaaggggaggaggggggggggcagaaagaggggagcacacctcagcaggGGCAGTAATCGAGATGGAACCgagggctaaagaaacccccacagtaggaacaggggctcCACCActgaagcgggaggggaaggaaggatagaatcagagataggggggtGAAGAAGGAAGCAAAGCTTTCTTACtaacaggggagggggaaggagaggagaCAGGTTTCCGCTTCcgactcaaagatacaggcgtccaagcagcaatgtactgggcaacagactccagtgtctcgataggagaagaacgagagcgaacaacacaacaatcaggagagcgatggacgtcggcccgcacagtcaggcggcgtggagagccaagagactgaggagaaggacgggaaggaggactagagggagaggaaatagaagacacaggagacgtgacagactgggtagaaagaagggaagccctagacagagaaccaggaggggaacccttcggaacagaacggaggaaacaggggaggtggtggtgggcgtgtccaggtctaaggctcggaaacggttgcgagactgaggaaggcaggaaggacgaggagaggaagagcgcaccacgtgagcataggagacaccagcgaaagagggaagacgatgaacttggcgccaagcctcaggaaaagacaaacggtcccggtgcttcaagttgaggacagccgcctcaagtttgtaacgaatacacgcacgggaaaaggtagggtgggcctggggagaagtgcactccaacttagagtgaccctcgcttccacacaggggacagagagagacgggactagagcatttgagggtaccaagccaaaacttccagcacttactgcagagccgaggagatggcatatactcctgaacggagtacctggcaccagcaagaatgacagagggcagaaggatcctaccatcaaaggtaaccttcacagcccgaaggggcagacggcgatgaccttgaggggggacgagtaaatgtatccacgtggaggacagaatgaccctgggcctcgaggatatgctcgatatcctcgtggcagtcctgagatccctaacaccggtcgcaacatggtgcgggaggagaacagtgccaacactggcattcaatcgaGCATTCTTTGAGATCCGAACGGgtttcgccaaggcaggataaggcggccaaacgagtggctgcatcctgagaaggagtagCAACGACatgggtaccaagacgagtggggttgaaggtgacagaggcatccacggaatcgacaagatgcatatgaagggaaaaatcgtcaggagttgaatccaaaggttggaggtcaaagtacttagtccatgtagcaggaccaaacaaagcatggaacgaagtaggatgggaagggagcatacgagagcggccgtggcgggtACGGCGATGAAAACCCGTAGAGACGGGTCGAAAGGTCCAGTAGTCACAAGAAGAGAcagagccgtgcaaggggacgagactgTCACCACAGCGGGctcggggctcgacccaaccacagaggagggaggggagcagcgaGGAAGAGTCTGGTCTGGGCTTAAACCAGGCCCTGTAGCAGAGGTTACAGAACCCAGTCTTCCAGgatggtccgactcaggggcctggttgcccaccccatgagcctgggtaagaataggcaagtcgtcatccatacaggaaaccaatatataagggatgagacctggaaccaagggataccacctaccagggcagccaggaagGCCGAgcacgggccagtgcaggaagggtgtgtcgtccccagcggtgctcccccttttcaacagggagtcctactacttcgttcattctcccacactggtgctaagaccccagcccccctatcgccccagcctggacacccaaccatccactcagggcggcctctcacaggcaacccctccagcaggtggtccgatggctcacaaggcccctacatggtgcccttcagcacgtacaccacccaaagagggggcacaggaaacccacaccggtcccagggaggtgtacgtgagcccctcaccaaggCAAGGCGGCACCACGGAGGGGTCTACGGGTgtgagagtatgcctcctcaaacacccgggcgtcaaaacaaaaagaaggtcgaaagaataatcaaaacaggcaaaaggttggcgggaaatgacaattagaaagaagaggggtggagaaaaacgaaacataatgaaAGGTCGCCAGGCAGAATTCGAAAGGACAGCAGCAAGAGCATAAGGCCAcagaaggacagaggactgtcccacagaGCATCACATtcagcagccgcccaccaagccccctcacggcaacaacaggCCAGACAGGAAGGGGCGAGGTTGGGATAGGATGCCTGTGTATACATACTCTATTTAGGCTTGTACCGAGGTTTTCCCTTCCCCACCCAAGGTCAAACTAACTTTcccaaggatgcaaccccacaacagttacccaacgcccaggtacctatttgctgctaagtgaacagaggcattaggtgaaaggaaatgtgccaaaccatttcttcccccccccccacctcccccctctaGGAATTGAACCAAAGATCCCCAATTGAAAGAGAGATATGAAGATCATAATTTATATCAAGCCACCTTGCTGTAAATGAGATTAATAAGGTAAATAATATTCGGTCAAGTGAACTTAAATTTCAAAAGGCTTTATGGAAAGAGAGTTCCCTTTTATGCATAATTTACATTATAGGTTATACAAACAATTTAtatattccctccctcccttttaaGACAAAACACCAGCCTTCTTTAACATATTGCCCTCAAATTGGACGTGTTTAAACACTTGGGTATTCATCAATAATCATAAAATGGGAATTAATTTTGCCTTACCACTAAAAAGATTGGATTTATCAGACTATAACAACTTAATCATATACCTTCCAGCTACTAAAACATTCATATATATGCTGATAAGTATCAGCAATAAATACTAGTTACACATCATATATATTCCAGTTTACAGGTTCATCATTGTTTCGCCAAATTTCAAGCACCTATAAATGTAATCATTTCTCTACACACAAAAGACAGACAATTAAaggtacctctcagaatgtttggtaatatgtttatttgtgatgtgtgtctatgtatatattaacacgttgtactgaatggggtgagaatagcttgagctacctcatccctgtgtgtgtattttacctcaaacttatttcaatttaaattAAAGGTATCCTAAACCAATTTGAAAATACTGTAATACTAATGTTGGCACATTTTGCCAACATTGCCTTAAGCCTTTAATAATAGCCAAAATAACCTTTAATCCAGCAGACTCACTATCACAGATCCGTGGACTATACATTTACCTCAACAAGCACTTCTTAGTGATGCCAACccaaaaccaaatttttttttataaattttaccaACATTTAAAAAGATTTGTTCCTATTGATTCCTAATATTAATACAGTACATTGTATATTTAAAATTAAGACACTTGACAGTACTGTACAGTGAATTTAAAATGATATTCCTGTATATCAAACTGAAAATGAAAATttgtaattttatttatatatataatttatttatttattttacacaaCCTAATTAATCCCCTAGTTTCTATGTTTACTAATTATGGTAGTAGTGCAACTGAAAAATTAGACAAGTACCTTTTTGACCCATATTATTCATTGTCAACTTTCACAACCACATCACAAGATGTAGTTTTCCTCATTAATATTGCACATTAAGATCTATAAAATACTATACAGCTTCATGATGTGCAGTTAACATTACTAAAAAATTTGTAAATAATTAACTCATTGTTTTCACCTTGTTCAAATTAactaaactacagtattaaaaaaTATAGTAATATATGCTTGTAAAAAACTACCCAATCCCATTCAGTTTGTGAAATCAATCACAGCCTTTAATatcatttttacaaataaataTCACTTTCAGAAAGCAATGATTATTAATGGCAATTATATTTTAATAATACTTGTAAATGAGTTAACCAGCATTAGCAGTTGCTGCTGCCGCAGCATTACGCTGAGCCTGGACAAATTCTGGATAATCAATAAAGCCATCTTTATTCTTATCATCTTGAAGCAGAATTGGGTCAATCATATTTACCAACTCATCATCAGTAAAGAGTTTTGGCTCAGGTGGAGCGTGGCCAGACTTCCCAGCATCATGGTTAGCTGCATCATGCCAATGGAAGAGAGATTTTATGAGTTCTTGTCCATCaagcttattattattatcagcatCGTGCATTTTGAAGTAATGGAACTGCAATTCCTGTTCCGACattccagatgtgtctataggaaCCTCAAGATGATCCTTCAAATGGTCACGTTCCTGGCTCAAGTTCGGGTTGTGTAGGACTCTCTGGTTGTTATGAGGCTGATGGGCCACTCCACCCTGCTGTGGCTGTGGAAAATATTCATTTTGTTAGCAACACCAGGAAAAGCAGCACTGAAATGACAACCAAAGCAAGCCAAAGTAGCATCAAGAGAAGTACTGTACAGCATATTAGACAAAAATAATGCTAGCAAAACCAAATTGTCTGAAGAACCATTAAATTTTGATATAATGCCTGGTGAACTCTAAATTTAAATATGTATCCtatgtaaaaatatacaaagaatAATTTAGAATGAAAATGTCAAATAAACTATCAACTTATTGTAATGTTTGAATCTTTAGAGCACTTTAATCCCTAAGCTGCTCTGGGctatttgacctttatcatcatcatcttgAAGCAGAATTGGGTCAATCATTTACCAACTCATCATCAATAAATTGTTTTGGCTCAGGTGAAGCATGGCCAGACTTCCCAGCATCATGGTTAgcacaggcgcaaaaaaaaaaaaaaaaaaaaaaaaaaaaaaaaaattaaaaacctggtgttccctggtcatgggaaaaataaaaaaaaatcataaatggcatattttggccACAGTAAGGCGGGGAAGTTTGACAAAAGAGAGGCGCTCACTCGGCAAGCGTCGGGGAAGTTCTGCTCCGCcacagctgtcaggcgggagttgccacagatataattatctaattatttcaatgtgtgatttttttcttttttttttctgtaatattactcaatagtgtgtagtgtgatatatttatataataaagtgtgtgaatcatcgctgtactcaaaattatggtgtgcatattaccgATTCAATTACAGTATTTTTCATAAAAcagacaaatactttgtcggttattacattatatacacaaGTTATATACGAGTATTTgcacgttttgttcac
The DNA window shown above is from Procambarus clarkii isolate CNS0578487 chromosome 6, FALCON_Pclarkii_2.0, whole genome shotgun sequence and carries:
- the LOC123753956 gene encoding lymphotoxin beta receptor inhibitor-like isoform X2 encodes the protein MLSVAGSVVVVCMAVLTAAQQRVAPGVPQQQYQQGGPVQQQARPPASPQPAAQPQGNVGVSPQQYRQAPGVPPQQQQQQYQQPQYQQQQQQQFQQPVQQQYQPPPQQPPPPPQQQYQPQQGGVAHQPHNNQRVLHNPNLSQERDHLKDHLEVPIDTSGMSEQELQFHYFKMHDADNNNKLDGQELIKSLFHWHDAANHDAGKSGHAPPEPKLFTDDELVNMIDPILLQDDKNKDGFIDYPEFVQAQRNAAAAATANAG
- the LOC123753956 gene encoding lymphotoxin beta receptor inhibitor-like isoform X1; this translates as MLSVAGSVVVVCMAVLTAAQQRVAPGVPQQQYQQGGPVQQQARPPASPQPAAQPQGNVGVSPQQYRQAPGVPPQQQQQQYQQPQYQQQQQQQFQQPVQQQYQPPPQQPPPPPQQQYQAPQQGGVAHQPHNNQRVLHNPNLSQERDHLKDHLEVPIDTSGMSEQELQFHYFKMHDADNNNKLDGQELIKSLFHWHDAANHDAGKSGHAPPEPKLFTDDELVNMIDPILLQDDKNKDGFIDYPEFVQAQRNAAAAATANAG